Proteins found in one Sporosarcina sp. FSL K6-3457 genomic segment:
- a CDS encoding M42 family metallopeptidase, whose protein sequence is MQKETIEMFKTLTELPGAPGNEHAVRKYMRSELEKYSDELIQDNLGGIFGVRKGPEDGPRIMVAGHMDEVGFMVSAITDNGMIRFQPLGGWWSQVLLAQRVEIMTDNGPVIGVIGSIPPHLLSDAVRNKPMDIKNMLIDIGADDKEDAEKIGIRPGQQIIPVSPFTPMANGKKILAKAWDNRYGCGLAIELLKELHGEKLPNNLYSGANVMEEVGLRGAAAAATMINPDLFFALDASPANDASGDKNEFGQLGKGTLLRIFDGSMVTHRGMREFILDMAETHNIPYQYFISPGGTDAGRVHMSNEGVPSAVIGICSRYIHTSGSIIHTDDYAAAKELLIKLVKACDKTTVATIKGNV, encoded by the coding sequence TATATGCGGAGTGAGCTTGAGAAGTATTCTGATGAATTAATTCAAGATAATCTTGGCGGTATTTTTGGTGTTAGAAAGGGACCTGAAGATGGACCGCGCATTATGGTGGCGGGTCATATGGATGAAGTTGGTTTTATGGTAAGCGCTATCACTGATAACGGGATGATTCGTTTTCAACCGCTAGGTGGCTGGTGGAGCCAAGTCTTGCTCGCTCAACGGGTAGAAATTATGACGGATAATGGGCCAGTCATTGGTGTGATTGGTTCAATTCCACCGCATTTATTAAGTGATGCAGTGCGCAACAAACCAATGGATATTAAAAATATGCTCATTGATATCGGCGCGGATGATAAAGAAGATGCTGAGAAAATTGGCATTCGACCTGGACAACAAATTATCCCGGTTTCCCCGTTTACACCGATGGCTAATGGCAAAAAAATTCTGGCGAAAGCATGGGATAACCGCTATGGTTGCGGACTTGCCATTGAACTGTTGAAAGAACTGCATGGTGAGAAACTGCCGAATAATTTGTATTCGGGCGCCAATGTTATGGAGGAAGTTGGCCTACGTGGTGCTGCCGCGGCGGCAACGATGATTAACCCGGATTTATTCTTTGCATTGGATGCCAGTCCTGCAAACGATGCTTCAGGTGATAAAAATGAGTTTGGGCAACTAGGCAAAGGGACATTGTTGCGTATTTTTGATGGCTCAATGGTTACGCATCGTGGTATGCGGGAGTTCATCCTTGATATGGCAGAAACGCATAATATTCCGTACCAGTATTTCATCTCCCCGGGGGGGACAGATGCTGGCCGTGTTCATATGTCAAATGAAGGTGTGCCAAGTGCAGTGATCGGCATTTGTTCACGCTATATCCATACATCGGGCTCTATCATTCATACGGACGATTATGCTGCGGCAAAAGAACTGCTTATCAAGCTAGTCAAGGCATGTGATAAGACGACAGTGGCAACAATTAAAGGCAACGTATAA
- a CDS encoding DUF84 family protein, which produces MEFMIGTTNPAKVKAARRVIMSHFPQAMVCEVDVKSGVSDQPFGDEETRLGAINRALRATGTKENVIGIGLEGGVRMLEGQMYLCNWGALVLPNGARFTAGGAQIPLPKEIEDELVAGKELGPVVDAYFKASGIRQKEGAMGMFTAHTVNRDELFEHIVQLLIGQMKYSMAD; this is translated from the coding sequence ATGGAGTTTATGATTGGAACGACAAATCCAGCAAAAGTAAAGGCGGCAAGGCGTGTTATTATGAGTCATTTTCCACAGGCGATGGTTTGCGAGGTGGATGTCAAATCGGGTGTTTCAGATCAGCCTTTTGGGGATGAAGAGACGAGACTTGGTGCCATCAATCGTGCATTGCGAGCGACAGGAACGAAAGAAAATGTAATCGGTATCGGCTTGGAAGGAGGCGTCCGGATGTTGGAGGGACAGATGTATCTCTGCAATTGGGGCGCATTGGTCCTGCCAAACGGGGCAAGGTTCACGGCAGGCGGTGCGCAGATTCCATTACCAAAGGAAATTGAGGATGAGCTTGTCGCTGGGAAAGAACTAGGCCCGGTTGTCGATGCTTATTTCAAAGCGAGTGGCATTCGCCAAAAAGAAGGAGCGATGGGTATGTTTACTGCCCATACCGTCAATCGTGATGAACTGTTTGAACATATAGTACAGCTTTTGATCGGCCAAATGAAATATTCTATGGCAGATTGA
- a CDS encoding DUF1444 family protein translates to MNSEQLIELLKEHLPSEHFEWRFDRKTDKVRLEHLVLKKGMDISLPEILVKYEKKKQAAVEELVHIIKETFNAMEKEQTEGFVSSSAIYPVIRSTSFPKESAAGQPFLMKDHTAETRIYYALDLGTTYRLIDKGMLAAISLSEVEVMESALFRVRSLPTAMKRDEVSDNIFYFINNNDGYDASRILNSAFLKEMEAKIEGHMTVSVPHQDVLIIGDIRNDTGYDVLAQMAMHFFTTGAVPITSLSFIYKDGKLEPIFIMAKNRLARREGKNK, encoded by the coding sequence ATGAATTCTGAACAACTCATTGAACTTTTAAAAGAGCATCTTCCGTCCGAACATTTTGAGTGGCGGTTTGATCGAAAAACAGATAAGGTCCGTCTTGAGCATTTGGTGCTGAAAAAAGGGATGGATATCTCGCTGCCAGAAATTTTGGTGAAATATGAAAAGAAGAAACAGGCTGCGGTTGAAGAACTTGTCCATATCATCAAGGAAACTTTCAATGCGATGGAAAAAGAGCAAACAGAAGGTTTTGTTAGTAGCTCAGCTATTTATCCTGTCATTCGATCAACATCATTTCCAAAGGAGTCTGCGGCAGGACAACCGTTTTTGATGAAAGATCATACGGCTGAAACCCGTATTTATTATGCATTGGACTTAGGAACAACTTACCGATTAATTGATAAGGGTATGCTAGCGGCAATCAGTCTATCTGAAGTAGAAGTAATGGAGTCGGCATTATTCCGGGTAAGGTCGTTACCAACTGCTATGAAAAGGGATGAAGTCTCGGATAATATCTTTTATTTTATCAATAATAATGATGGCTACGATGCGAGTAGAATCCTAAATAGTGCATTTTTGAAAGAGATGGAAGCGAAAATTGAAGGGCATATGACCGTATCCGTCCCTCATCAGGATGTTCTCATCATAGGTGATATTCGCAATGATACGGGGTATGATGTACTGGCGCAGATGGCGATGCATTTCTTCACGACAGGCGCAGTGCCGATTACGTCTTTGTCATTTATCTATAAAGATGGTAAGCTGGAACCTATTTTCATCATGGCTAAAAATCGTTTGGCAAGAAGGGAAGGAAAGAATAAGTGA
- the ytpR gene encoding YtpR family tRNA-binding protein gives MNIFYNRDGVGDVLLIQHTVTHPDEVTTASYGDVTVIRNAETGEVAAINLFKASSYFTIDTVGKVDLTEEFVNQLQVAFQKNGANVELDADFSPKFVVGHVLTKEKHPNADKLSVCTVDIGSETVQIVCGAPNVDAGQKVVVAKIGAVMPSGMVIRDAELRGVASTGMICSAKELALPDAPEEKGILVLDSNAVVGEAFTK, from the coding sequence GTGAATATATTTTATAACAGGGATGGCGTAGGCGATGTGTTGTTAATTCAACATACGGTTACACATCCAGACGAAGTGACAACAGCATCTTACGGGGATGTGACAGTGATTCGCAATGCGGAAACTGGAGAGGTAGCGGCTATTAACTTATTTAAAGCATCCTCTTATTTCACAATTGACACTGTCGGAAAAGTTGACTTGACGGAAGAATTCGTTAACCAGCTGCAAGTAGCATTCCAGAAAAACGGTGCCAATGTTGAACTTGACGCCGACTTTTCACCTAAATTTGTTGTGGGTCATGTGTTGACGAAAGAAAAGCACCCGAATGCTGATAAATTGAGTGTTTGCACAGTAGATATTGGTAGTGAAACGGTTCAAATTGTTTGTGGAGCGCCGAACGTAGATGCTGGACAGAAGGTTGTAGTTGCGAAAATCGGAGCGGTGATGCCATCCGGAATGGTTATTCGTGATGCTGAGTTACGTGGCGTGGCTTCTACAGGTATGATTTGCTCGGCGAAGGAGCTTGCGTTGCCTGATGCACCTGAAGAAAAAGGGATTTTAGTGTTGGATAGTAATGCTGTTGTTGGTGAAGCATTTACAAAGTAA
- a CDS encoding DNA translocase FtsK has translation MSWFNTLMSRLFGPDDNSREEIIYEESKNDYEADETIEHLEQKPASSFRFPIVSDAEIYGWDEEPLKEREVSQPTVNRDDVDDHYEPTPLYENDRWPGDPAVSNVFRAGSTPKYGTAPVPKRAVFRSLEEDYDGEQLEQVKTPVQKRSSRPFSPTSVPSPVYGYKNPKKEIAPVLNEDERELPQVAEVIVPLEAVSDDDKLAQHQFVHVDEDAQDIFVPPIIEEPVLVRNTIDDRVDEVAPSESVIESSVIESDMLDTQLDHDELESSVIESIELEHTKDTVSEIKAEAFVEQIALTDELATEQKKEQIVPFNVLMLKSDKEKITQQKPVHTSVAIEKTFEPNNPVTVLRRTEEISIEVQEQSSDSDENIEEPYYAFPSLDYLVPPEAQIEDTEWLDTQSEKLEEALSHFAVQATVIEAVQGPTVTRFELTVGQGTKVSKIRNLTDDLKLALAAEDIRIQAPIPGRSSIGIEIPNRKTRAVRISEVIATDSFKASTSPLEAVLGLSLTGTPVTLDLRKMPHGMIAGATGSGKSVCINSILVSLLYKARPTDLKMMLIDPKMVELAPFNGIPHLISPVITDVKAATAALKWAVAEMERRYELLAHAGVRDIERYNKVVTDSRRFSLKMPYLLIVIDELADLMMMAPADVEVSISRIAQKARACGIHLIIATQRPSVDVITGTIKANIPTRIAFSVSSQIDSRTIIDSPGAERLLGKGDMLYIGNGQSAGVRLQGTFVTDDEIERIIEHVRNEAAPDYLFGQDDLLASAVEEEETDPLFEEVCHFIHEQGSASTSLLQRNFSIGYNRAAKLIDRMEKHGFISGQRGSKARDVFLTESDLDQLTDRLE, from the coding sequence TTGAGTTGGTTTAATACACTAATGAGCCGGCTTTTTGGGCCGGATGATAACAGTAGAGAAGAAATTATTTATGAGGAATCAAAAAACGATTATGAAGCTGATGAAACGATAGAACACTTGGAGCAAAAGCCAGCCTCGTCATTCCGCTTTCCCATTGTCTCGGATGCAGAAATATATGGATGGGATGAGGAACCGTTAAAGGAGCGTGAAGTGTCCCAACCGACTGTAAATCGGGATGATGTGGATGATCATTATGAACCGACACCTCTTTATGAAAATGACAGATGGCCAGGGGATCCAGCCGTTTCAAATGTTTTTCGGGCTGGGTCAACTCCGAAATATGGGACAGCACCAGTACCTAAAAGAGCAGTCTTTAGGTCTTTGGAAGAGGATTATGATGGGGAACAACTTGAACAAGTGAAAACACCTGTACAAAAACGTTCTAGTAGGCCGTTTAGTCCAACGTCAGTACCTTCTCCAGTCTATGGTTATAAGAATCCCAAAAAAGAAATAGCTCCAGTCTTGAATGAAGATGAGAGGGAGTTGCCGCAAGTAGCCGAAGTTATTGTACCCCTTGAGGCAGTCAGTGATGATGACAAGCTGGCACAGCATCAGTTTGTTCATGTAGATGAAGATGCACAGGATATTTTTGTGCCACCTATAATCGAAGAGCCAGTGCTAGTCCGAAATACTATTGATGATAGAGTAGACGAGGTTGCCCCTAGTGAGAGTGTGATAGAATCGTCTGTCATAGAGTCGGACATGTTGGACACTCAGCTAGATCATGACGAACTAGAATCATCTGTAATCGAATCGATTGAACTGGAGCATACTAAGGATACGGTTTCAGAGATAAAAGCAGAGGCCTTTGTTGAACAGATAGCGTTGACGGATGAGCTTGCAACAGAACAGAAAAAAGAGCAAATTGTCCCGTTTAATGTATTAATGTTAAAGTCCGATAAGGAAAAAATAACACAGCAAAAACCTGTGCATACATCAGTAGCGATAGAAAAAACATTTGAACCAAACAATCCTGTGACTGTACTCCGTAGGACAGAAGAGATTTCGATAGAAGTACAAGAACAATCAAGCGATAGTGATGAAAATATAGAGGAACCGTATTATGCATTCCCTTCACTCGATTATTTGGTCCCGCCTGAAGCGCAAATTGAGGATACGGAGTGGTTGGATACTCAATCGGAAAAGCTTGAAGAAGCATTGTCCCACTTTGCCGTTCAAGCAACGGTTATCGAGGCGGTTCAAGGGCCGACAGTGACACGTTTTGAACTAACAGTCGGGCAAGGGACAAAAGTAAGCAAAATCCGTAATTTGACGGATGATTTGAAATTGGCTTTAGCAGCTGAAGATATTCGAATCCAAGCCCCGATTCCAGGAAGAAGTTCAATTGGTATCGAAATACCGAATCGTAAGACGCGAGCAGTACGCATATCAGAAGTGATTGCGACGGACAGTTTTAAAGCCTCCACGTCTCCATTAGAAGCCGTACTCGGTCTTAGCCTAACAGGCACACCTGTCACACTAGACCTGCGCAAAATGCCACATGGAATGATTGCAGGGGCTACGGGATCAGGGAAATCTGTATGCATTAATTCGATTTTGGTTAGCTTACTGTATAAGGCTAGACCAACGGATTTGAAGATGATGCTTATTGATCCTAAAATGGTTGAACTTGCGCCATTCAATGGGATTCCACATCTCATTAGTCCTGTCATTACAGATGTTAAAGCAGCGACTGCAGCACTGAAATGGGCAGTTGCGGAAATGGAAAGGCGCTATGAGCTTCTTGCTCACGCAGGTGTGAGAGATATTGAACGCTATAATAAAGTGGTCACGGACAGTCGACGTTTTTCATTGAAAATGCCGTATTTGTTAATTGTCATTGATGAGCTTGCTGATTTAATGATGATGGCTCCAGCAGATGTTGAGGTGTCCATTAGTCGAATTGCACAGAAGGCACGCGCTTGTGGTATCCATTTGATCATCGCGACACAGCGTCCATCAGTCGATGTCATAACGGGGACGATTAAAGCAAATATCCCAACGCGCATTGCGTTTTCAGTGTCATCCCAAATTGATTCAAGGACAATTATTGATTCTCCGGGGGCCGAACGGTTACTCGGTAAAGGCGATATGTTGTATATCGGTAATGGGCAGTCGGCTGGTGTAAGGCTTCAGGGGACATTTGTCACGGATGACGAGATAGAACGTATAATAGAACACGTTCGCAACGAGGCGGCACCGGATTATCTGTTTGGTCAGGATGACCTTCTTGCAAGTGCTGTTGAGGAAGAAGAGACGGATCCGCTGTTTGAAGAGGTATGTCATTTCATTCATGAACAAGGCAGTGCATCGACATCTTTATTACAACGTAATTTTAGTATTGGTTACAATCGGGCAGCCAAATTGATTGACCGAATGGAAAAGCATGGCTTCATCTCTGGTCAGCGTGGGAGTAAGGCACGTGATGTCTTTTTGACCGAAAGTGATCTGGATCAGCTAACGGACCGTTTGGAATAA
- the murC gene encoding UDP-N-acetylmuramate--L-alanine ligase — MTLFHFIGIKGSGMSSLAQILHDSANEVQGSDVEKYFFTEDPLRERNIPILAFDENNITTGMTIIAGNAFPDSHPEVVKSRELGLEVIRYHDFLGNYMEKFISVGVTGSHGKTSTTGLLAHVLSGHSPTSYLIGDGTGSGPEDSEYFVFEACEYKRHFLAYEPDYAIMTNIDFDHPDYFKDLADVMDAFEEMALRVKKALIACGDDTHLQQIQAKVPVVYYGFDESNDFAAKNITKTVDGSTFDVFVRHELYHTFSIPLAGDHTILNALGVIALCHYEGVEASVIQERLSTFQGVKRRFTVKEVEGRIIVDDYAHHPTEIQATLQTAKQKYPEREIVAIFQPHTFTRTAALMTEFADSLATADHVYLCDIFGSAREKAGNLTINDLIDKIPGAKHLELNDIQLINTHGNAVYLFMGAGDVQKYIQAFKSHLDTEAAD, encoded by the coding sequence ATGACATTGTTCCATTTTATAGGGATTAAAGGGTCTGGAATGAGTTCGCTCGCCCAAATTCTTCATGATTCAGCTAATGAAGTACAGGGTTCTGATGTGGAAAAATATTTCTTTACAGAAGATCCACTAAGAGAGAGAAACATACCCATTTTGGCTTTTGATGAAAATAACATTACAACAGGAATGACAATTATTGCAGGAAATGCTTTTCCTGACAGTCATCCAGAGGTTGTGAAATCGAGAGAACTGGGACTCGAAGTAATTCGATACCATGATTTTTTAGGCAACTATATGGAGAAATTTATTTCTGTTGGTGTAACGGGTTCTCATGGTAAAACATCGACGACAGGCTTGCTGGCGCATGTCTTATCGGGGCACTCACCGACATCCTATTTGATAGGGGATGGTACGGGAAGTGGGCCTGAGGATAGTGAGTATTTCGTTTTTGAAGCTTGTGAATACAAGCGGCATTTTCTTGCCTACGAACCTGATTATGCCATCATGACAAACATCGATTTCGATCATCCAGATTACTTTAAAGACTTGGCGGACGTGATGGATGCTTTTGAAGAAATGGCGTTACGTGTGAAAAAAGCGCTCATTGCTTGTGGTGATGATACCCATCTGCAGCAAATTCAAGCGAAAGTACCTGTTGTCTATTATGGATTTGATGAGTCGAATGATTTCGCAGCAAAAAATATAACGAAAACAGTGGATGGCTCAACCTTTGATGTTTTCGTGCGGCATGAACTGTACCATACATTCTCCATTCCACTCGCAGGTGACCATACAATTTTGAATGCTTTAGGTGTGATTGCACTTTGTCATTATGAAGGCGTAGAGGCATCGGTTATCCAAGAAAGGCTATCCACTTTTCAAGGTGTAAAAAGACGGTTTACGGTGAAGGAAGTAGAAGGCCGGATAATCGTGGATGACTACGCGCATCATCCGACTGAAATACAAGCAACATTGCAAACAGCAAAGCAGAAATATCCTGAACGGGAAATCGTTGCGATATTCCAGCCGCATACATTTACACGGACGGCTGCCCTAATGACGGAGTTTGCCGATAGTCTTGCGACGGCTGACCATGTTTATTTATGTGATATATTTGGATCTGCTCGCGAAAAAGCAGGGAACTTAACGATCAATGACCTGATTGATAAGATTCCTGGAGCAAAGCATTTGGAACTAAATGATATTCAATTAATAAATACGCATGGCAACGCAGTTTACCTATTCATGGGTGCTGGTGATGTCCAGAAGTATATACAGGCATTCAAATCCCATTTGGATACAGAAGCCGCAGATTGA
- a CDS encoding DUF948 domain-containing protein translates to MENLLYIAAIVAAIAFLILCVSLAMTLFSVKKTLETVSETMDGLTTQLEGITKETADLLHKTNSLAEDIQHKAEKLNSVVDAVKGVGDSVTGLTSSVRRVSDTITTEAERNGDKIAQVVQWSNVVIDIVGKVKERQPKKAAGWKVYKPATSKKK, encoded by the coding sequence ATGGAAAATTTATTGTACATAGCAGCTATAGTCGCTGCCATCGCATTTTTGATTTTATGCGTAAGCTTAGCGATGACGTTGTTCTCGGTGAAGAAAACTTTAGAAACAGTTTCTGAAACGATGGACGGGCTAACGACCCAATTGGAAGGTATTACAAAGGAAACGGCGGATCTTCTACACAAGACGAATAGCCTTGCTGAAGATATTCAGCATAAGGCGGAGAAATTGAATTCCGTTGTCGATGCTGTTAAAGGAGTCGGTGATTCTGTGACAGGATTGACTTCGTCTGTGCGTCGGGTATCAGATACGATTACGACAGAAGCCGAGCGGAACGGTGATAAGATTGCGCAGGTTGTTCAATGGAGCAATGTGGTGATTGATATTGTCGGTAAAGTAAAAGAGCGGCAGCCAAAAAAGGCAGCTGGTTGGAAGGTATATAAACCGGCCACTAGTAAGAAAAAATAA
- a CDS encoding YtxH domain-containing protein, producing the protein MSENRGVKPNYNHEYEAEKKQYENAYGEPSYLPVNYEYDRHHTDSFYEERDGSAAGTFLFGALVGGIIGAATALFLTPKSGSEMRGDLTTQAIQLKDKSIEISSVAKEKATEFTSVAKEKTGELSKTIQEQSEQLVEKVKSMKSKNPVPMDDGTASSEGEEAMEFIEKTAAKVGEALETGEDLVTSTAEAIHQAVVGKDNTAEDATTGNSNVSYDNSENVGNEKVSSQNAVSDIIDNEK; encoded by the coding sequence ATGAGTGAAAATCGCGGAGTGAAACCTAATTATAACCATGAATATGAAGCAGAAAAAAAACAATATGAGAATGCCTATGGTGAGCCGTCTTATTTGCCGGTAAACTATGAATACGATCGTCATCATACGGATTCTTTCTATGAGGAAAGGGACGGCTCTGCTGCCGGAACCTTTTTGTTTGGTGCCCTTGTTGGAGGAATCATTGGTGCGGCTACAGCCTTGTTCCTTACACCAAAATCAGGTAGTGAAATGCGTGGGGATCTAACGACACAAGCTATACAATTGAAGGATAAAAGCATTGAAATTAGTTCAGTTGCTAAGGAAAAAGCGACAGAATTCACATCTGTAGCCAAAGAAAAAACGGGTGAGTTATCTAAAACAATTCAAGAACAGTCTGAACAACTTGTGGAAAAGGTCAAGTCGATGAAGTCAAAAAATCCTGTTCCAATGGATGATGGCACTGCCTCATCTGAGGGGGAAGAGGCGATGGAATTTATCGAGAAGACTGCTGCAAAAGTGGGAGAGGCACTGGAAACTGGAGAAGATTTAGTGACATCTACTGCAGAAGCTATTCATCAAGCAGTTGTAGGAAAAGACAATACCGCTGAGGATGCAACAACTGGAAATAGTAATGTTTCCTATGATAATAGTGAAAATGTAGGAAATGAGAAAGTATCCAGTCAGAACGCCGTGTCTGATATTATTGATAACGAGAAATGA